Proteins encoded by one window of Vitis riparia cultivar Riparia Gloire de Montpellier isolate 1030 chromosome 11, EGFV_Vit.rip_1.0, whole genome shotgun sequence:
- the LOC117925546 gene encoding uncharacterized protein LOC117925546 yields the protein MIMKSSRILLLCLLTTAFYLLHQHSSIASTSSSSLNFLPGRRHVRELSMSFSNRKNEYQEIQDVDDEMKPSTMQEDSIAVEHRSSSENLEDIVYHIDYHGVMTHPTPTPKHPKP from the exons ATGATAATGAAATCCTCACGTATTCTTTTGCTCTGTCTCCTTACAACTGCTTTTTATCTCCTCCACCAACATTCTTCCATTGCTTCaacttcttcatcttctttgaaTTTTCTTCCAGGAAGGAGACACGTGAGAGAATTGAGCATGTCATTCTCCAACCGGAAAAATGAATACCAAGAGATCCAG GATGTTGATGACGAAATGAAGCCATCTACAATGCAAGAAGATTCCATTGCAGTAGAACACAGGAGCAGCAGCGAGAATTTAGAAGATATTGTTTACCACATCGATTATCATGGAGTTATGACTCATCCAACTCCAACTCCCAAACACCCCAAACCCTAG